The following coding sequences are from one Candidatus Nitrosopumilus sp. SW window:
- a CDS encoding AAA family ATPase, with protein sequence MSMAPQELENTASKYASEAIKFDSQGARGQAITYYQQAIDALVKLLQLYPTSKLNPIYKERCNSYHNRINALQQAHGVEPAVDPKASPEEQKKSVQRQEAENDFEDLIMKEKPDVTWDQVIGLDDAKSALRESIVYPTKRPDLFPLGWPKGMLLYGPPGTGKTMLAAATANEMDGYFINVDASSMMSKWLGEAEKNVSKLFTMARSYAEKEGKPVILFVDEVDSLLGSRNSEVGGEVRTKNQFLTEMDGVNGKGKDLMMYVIGATNKPWSLDWPFLRRFQKRIYVSLPTQAARENLFEQYTAKLNKDYRVNPTELAKMFDGYSASDIKDVCQAAQIKTVHEIFNAPDYHEPIEGEEPVQPRELTTSDFKNIMERRKPSVSTEMIRAYHKWSEEFQAL encoded by the coding sequence ATGAGTATGGCTCCCCAAGAACTAGAAAATACTGCTAGCAAATATGCTTCTGAAGCTATCAAATTTGATTCTCAAGGTGCACGGGGTCAAGCAATTACATACTATCAACAAGCAATTGATGCTCTGGTAAAATTATTACAATTGTATCCTACTAGTAAACTAAACCCAATTTACAAGGAGAGATGTAACTCTTATCACAATAGAATTAATGCATTACAACAGGCACATGGTGTAGAGCCTGCAGTTGATCCTAAAGCATCTCCTGAAGAACAAAAGAAATCTGTTCAAAGACAAGAAGCAGAAAATGACTTTGAAGATCTCATAATGAAAGAAAAACCTGATGTCACTTGGGATCAAGTCATTGGTTTAGATGATGCAAAAAGTGCATTACGTGAATCAATTGTATATCCAACTAAACGACCTGATTTGTTTCCACTTGGATGGCCAAAAGGAATGTTACTTTATGGTCCACCTGGAACTGGTAAAACAATGTTAGCAGCTGCAACTGCAAATGAAATGGATGGTTACTTTATCAATGTCGATGCCTCTTCTATGATGAGTAAGTGGTTAGGTGAAGCAGAAAAGAATGTTTCAAAATTATTTACTATGGCAAGAAGTTATGCTGAAAAAGAAGGCAAACCGGTAATTTTGTTTGTAGATGAAGTTGATTCTCTATTAGGCTCCAGAAACAGTGAGGTTGGTGGAGAAGTTAGAACAAAGAATCAATTCCTAACTGAAATGGATGGTGTTAATGGTAAAGGAAAAGATTTGATGATGTATGTTATTGGTGCTACAAACAAACCATGGAGTCTTGATTGGCCTTTCCTTAGAAGATTCCAAAAAAGAATCTATGTGTCATTGCCTACTCAGGCAGCAAGAGAAAATCTCTTTGAACAATACACTGCTAAACTAAACAAAGACTATAGAGTTAATCCTACTGAACTAGCAAAAATGTTTGATGGATACAGTGCAAGTGACATCAAGGATGTTTGTCAAGCTGCTCAGATTAAAACAGTACATGAAATTTTCAATGCTCCTGATTATCATGAACCCATAGAAGGTGAAGAACCAGTACAACCAAGAGAATTGACTACATCTGATTTCAAAAATATTATGGAAAGAAGAAAACCAAGTGTTTCAACTGAAATGATTCGTGCATATCACAAATGGAGCGAAGAATTCCAAGCACTATAA
- a CDS encoding multicopper oxidase family protein — translation MGITFLSQGIEQAYSQEWTDHNNSDPGIGQIPEWVNQVVKWWSEGTISDHEFASSLGFLIKERVIEVDTRIVFGTTNQEILQTKDIEINVNEDIKIPDWIRNSAKWYTSGEIPQEHFLGGVEHLINENIISFGEKSEYDYEKIQNKIIANASPIYLENNQNIEFSVDVIEKVINGEKIRMFGYNNQSPGPMLIANQGDTITINLKNNLDIPTTTHWHGLRLDYKNDGVPHLTQEPIQPGETFQYTLKFPDTGIYVYHPHVRTEMQVDMGMYGNILVQEKDENYQDFQIPLILDDVTINEKGVIEYDKDIVDHVLMGRFGNTMLINGESDYVLEVPQNEVLKFYLTNTANTRTFNFQIEEQNLKLVTSDMSDYEESGFVESVIISPFERRVVEVMFESPGIYDIIHFTPEKKYSIGKIIVNKSIVQANEEFFNLSKNSEIKYEMSTLKKHFSIEPELELEFDLETALDMSMHSTEHDHSEHDHSTMDDSMNHQSVMEDSMQQDHQMADSTMDHASIIAQGMSMDHHEDSMNHHHDTNGIEWEDEMPHMNMMSNEKNTKWILRDKNSGKEGFDIDFTVNVGDIKKIRLINSPDSVHPMQHPFHLHGQRFIVISENGEMNSNLSWQDSVLVPKGSTIDILVEFSNPGEWLMHCHILEHHESEMTSKITVKP, via the coding sequence TTGGGAATAACATTTCTCTCTCAAGGTATTGAACAGGCCTATTCACAGGAATGGACAGATCACAATAATTCAGACCCAGGTATTGGACAAATTCCTGAGTGGGTGAACCAAGTAGTGAAATGGTGGTCTGAAGGCACCATCAGTGATCATGAATTTGCAAGTAGTTTAGGATTTCTTATCAAAGAAAGAGTGATTGAAGTAGATACCAGAATAGTATTTGGAACCACAAATCAGGAGATTCTTCAGACAAAAGACATTGAGATCAATGTTAATGAAGACATCAAAATTCCTGATTGGATCAGAAACAGTGCAAAATGGTACACATCAGGTGAAATACCTCAAGAACATTTTCTTGGAGGAGTAGAGCATCTGATTAATGAAAATATTATTTCATTTGGAGAAAAATCAGAATATGATTATGAAAAAATACAAAACAAAATCATTGCAAATGCATCACCAATATATCTAGAAAATAATCAAAACATAGAATTTTCAGTAGACGTTATTGAGAAAGTCATCAATGGAGAAAAAATCAGGATGTTCGGATATAACAACCAAAGCCCAGGTCCAATGCTAATAGCAAATCAAGGAGACACAATCACCATTAATTTAAAAAATAATTTAGATATTCCAACTACCACTCATTGGCACGGATTAAGACTAGATTACAAAAATGATGGAGTGCCACATCTTACACAAGAACCAATTCAACCAGGAGAAACTTTCCAATATACTCTGAAATTTCCAGATACTGGAATCTATGTCTATCATCCACATGTCAGAACTGAGATGCAAGTAGACATGGGTATGTATGGAAATATTCTAGTTCAAGAGAAAGATGAGAATTACCAAGATTTCCAGATTCCATTAATTTTAGATGATGTTACTATTAATGAAAAGGGGGTTATAGAATATGACAAAGATATTGTAGATCATGTTCTAATGGGAAGATTTGGAAATACTATGCTAATTAACGGAGAATCAGATTATGTCTTAGAAGTGCCACAAAATGAAGTTCTAAAGTTTTACCTAACAAATACAGCAAATACTAGAACATTCAATTTCCAAATAGAGGAGCAAAATCTAAAGCTAGTTACATCAGATATGAGTGACTATGAAGAAAGTGGTTTTGTAGAATCAGTAATCATATCTCCATTTGAAAGAAGAGTAGTCGAAGTCATGTTTGAATCGCCCGGCATATACGACATTATTCATTTTACTCCTGAAAAAAAATACAGTATTGGAAAAATCATAGTTAACAAATCAATTGTTCAAGCAAATGAAGAATTTTTTAATTTATCAAAAAATTCAGAAATAAAATATGAAATGTCAACATTGAAAAAACATTTTTCAATTGAACCAGAATTAGAGTTAGAGTTTGATTTAGAGACAGCATTAGATATGTCTATGCATTCTACGGAACATGATCATTCAGAACATGATCATTCTACTATGGATGATTCGATGAATCATCAGTCAGTGATGGAAGATTCAATGCAACAAGACCATCAAATGGCAGATAGTACAATGGACCATGCAAGTATTATTGCACAAGGTATGTCAATGGATCATCACGAGGATTCAATGAACCATCATCACGATACAAACGGAATCGAATGGGAAGATGAGATGCCTCACATGAATATGATGTCAAATGAAAAAAATACGAAGTGGATTTTACGTGATAAAAATTCAGGAAAGGAAGGATTTGATATTGATTTTACAGTCAATGTGGGAGATATCAAGAAAATCAGATTGATTAACAGTCCAGATTCAGTACACCCAATGCAACATCCATTCCATTTGCATGGTCAAAGATTCATTGTTATTTCAGAAAATGGAGAGATGAACTCTAATTTGTCATGGCAAGACAGTGTTTTAGTGCCTAAAGGAAGTACTATAGATATTCTAGTAGAGTTTTCTAATCCAGGAGAATGGCTTATGCATTGTCATATTTTAGAACACCATGAATCAGAAATGACATCAAAGATCACCGTAAAACCATAG
- a CDS encoding metallophosphoesterase has protein sequence MLQTRIIPSKPALVLEGEKKHLVVTDLHIGFESSMASNEIFIGKNSTINETIEELSQMIDTEKPDSVILLGDVKSSVKSISKSEWDEIPMFFEKISKKCEVVLVPGNHDANISRLVPQNITMISSTGIVEENTLLTHGHTMPSENFSHVDKIIMGHVHPVFFQEDSVINGQRVWVSMKIEKEKIFPNKSGELEITIIPSFNKYFYATHRKKYKKSISPIIDRIKSVAKARIVTLDGTIIGNESIIDQVLG, from the coding sequence ATGTTACAAACTAGGATCATACCATCAAAACCAGCACTGGTTTTGGAAGGAGAGAAAAAGCATCTTGTTGTAACAGATCTTCATATAGGATTTGAGAGTAGTATGGCATCAAATGAAATTTTCATTGGAAAAAATTCCACAATAAATGAAACAATTGAAGAACTATCTCAAATGATAGATACAGAAAAACCTGATTCAGTAATTTTGCTTGGAGATGTAAAATCAAGCGTCAAAAGTATTTCAAAAAGCGAATGGGATGAGATTCCAATGTTTTTTGAGAAAATTAGCAAAAAATGTGAAGTGGTTCTGGTTCCAGGAAATCATGATGCAAATATTTCCAGACTTGTTCCTCAAAATATTACAATGATTAGTTCAACAGGAATTGTTGAAGAAAATACATTGTTGACTCATGGACATACAATGCCATCAGAGAATTTTTCGCATGTAGATAAGATCATTATGGGACATGTACATCCAGTATTTTTTCAAGAAGATTCTGTGATAAACGGACAAAGAGTTTGGGTTTCAATGAAGATTGAAAAAGAAAAAATTTTTCCAAACAAATCAGGAGAGTTAGAAATTACCATAATTCCCTCATTTAACAAATACTTTTACGCCACACATAGAAAAAAATACAAAAAATCAATTTCTCCAATAATTGACAGAATAAAATCAGTTGCAAAAGCAAGAATTGTTACACTGGATGGAACAATAATTGGAAATGAATCAATCATTGATCAGGTTTTAGGGTAA
- the carA gene encoding glutamine-hydrolyzing carbamoyl-phosphate synthase small subunit — MHANKHGKLIFDDGTVFEGQGFGYSTTVFGEIVFNTGMVGYTEALTDPSYNGQILTLTYPLVGNYGVPDPEIKDEDGIPKFFESDVMQIRGLVVHELSLTASHWNLKMTLDEWMYNEKVPGISGIDTRAITKKLRSSGVMMAALVVSDEEIDVEKIKKELAEATDYNSEKFMDSVSTKEEKIYGNDSESVVVIDTGAKNAIVRNVRELGYKAIVVPWDTPYEKVMSHNPKGVVLSSGPGDPQNCPATVDTAKKLIENNVPTLGICLGAQIIGLAGNTETYKLKYGHRGQNKPCINLDTNQVYVTSQNHGYGIKPESLEKSDFKLWFTNADDKTVEGIKHKTQNCIAVQFHPEAAPGPFDCKYVFEELKKLMEK; from the coding sequence ATCCACGCAAACAAGCATGGAAAGCTGATCTTTGATGATGGAACTGTTTTTGAAGGCCAAGGTTTTGGTTACTCGACGACTGTTTTTGGTGAAATTGTCTTTAACACTGGTATGGTTGGTTATACTGAAGCACTAACTGATCCTTCCTATAATGGTCAAATTCTAACTCTGACATATCCTCTTGTTGGAAATTATGGTGTACCCGATCCAGAAATTAAAGACGAGGATGGAATTCCAAAATTCTTTGAATCTGATGTTATGCAAATCAGGGGACTTGTAGTTCATGAACTCTCATTGACTGCAAGTCATTGGAATCTCAAAATGACTTTGGATGAATGGATGTATAATGAAAAAGTACCTGGAATCTCTGGCATTGATACTCGTGCCATAACCAAGAAACTCCGAAGTAGCGGTGTTATGATGGCTGCTCTTGTCGTATCTGATGAAGAAATCGATGTTGAAAAAATCAAAAAAGAACTAGCAGAGGCAACTGATTACAATTCTGAAAAATTTATGGATTCAGTTTCAACTAAAGAAGAAAAAATCTACGGAAATGATTCTGAATCTGTTGTGGTAATTGATACTGGTGCAAAAAATGCTATTGTACGAAATGTACGAGAATTAGGATACAAAGCAATTGTTGTTCCATGGGATACTCCTTATGAGAAAGTAATGTCTCACAATCCAAAAGGTGTGGTTTTAAGTAGTGGTCCCGGTGACCCACAAAACTGTCCTGCAACTGTTGATACTGCAAAAAAATTAATTGAAAATAATGTTCCTACATTAGGAATTTGTTTAGGTGCACAAATAATTGGTCTTGCTGGAAATACTGAAACTTACAAACTAAAATACGGGCATCGTGGACAAAACAAACCTTGTATTAATTTGGACACAAATCAGGTTTATGTTACGAGCCAAAACCACGGTTATGGAATAAAACCTGAATCTCTAGAAAAATCTGATTTTAAATTATGGTTTACAAATGCAGATGATAAAACAGTTGAGGGAATAAAACATAAAACACAGAATTGCATTGCAGTTCAATTCCATCCAGAAGCTGCACCTGGTCCTTTTGATTGTAAATATGTCTTTGAAGAACTTAAAAAATTAATGGAGAAATAA
- a CDS encoding TrmB family transcriptional regulator → MVNEHALTVSLEEFGLSKYEAQAYVALIAKGTISAGELAYYSEIPRTKIYPTLLKLENKKLAIISKSKPIMCTAIAPEDAFDGIIHEQINKVNAMNSLVSNLKKASEESRKSRGSEEKRYFHISANNVLSQLQTMIDGSKSSMKIMVDQWGLGLLGECKEQLVSVLRRNLDVKVLVSPTQICSESYRSIPDGVEIRASDITQNCFIFDEAELLLINNENGKGAIFSSTDILSANQEKLFSHIWKNAIKTKALADMTKTEAQEIYKIIKTINEIGLTHILNSTMFSKKPEFDLFRLLEKNGVSLKSKSLDDVIEIMDAILQITCSGHVNFEANTKNITVESKLNSGHSLPWVSILDGCLQKQGYKTRTVFQNNSSKGEKVHIKISKN, encoded by the coding sequence ATGGTCAATGAACACGCATTAACAGTTAGCCTTGAGGAATTCGGTCTAAGCAAATACGAAGCACAAGCATATGTTGCACTAATCGCTAAAGGTACAATTTCAGCAGGAGAATTAGCATATTATTCAGAGATTCCAAGGACCAAAATTTATCCAACTTTATTAAAACTAGAAAATAAAAAACTCGCAATAATTTCAAAAAGTAAACCAATAATGTGTACCGCTATTGCACCAGAAGATGCATTTGATGGTATTATTCACGAACAAATTAACAAAGTAAACGCAATGAACTCACTAGTATCTAATCTCAAAAAAGCTAGTGAAGAAAGTAGAAAATCAAGAGGTTCAGAAGAAAAAAGATACTTTCACATTAGTGCAAATAATGTTCTGTCACAACTTCAAACCATGATTGATGGAAGTAAGTCTTCAATGAAGATAATGGTAGATCAGTGGGGTTTGGGTTTGCTGGGAGAATGTAAAGAGCAGTTGGTATCAGTATTACGTAGGAATCTAGACGTTAAAGTTCTAGTATCGCCAACACAAATTTGTTCAGAATCCTACAGATCAATACCAGATGGAGTAGAAATTAGAGCATCAGACATTACACAAAATTGCTTTATTTTTGATGAGGCAGAATTACTGTTGATAAACAATGAAAATGGAAAAGGTGCAATCTTTTCATCAACTGACATTCTAAGTGCAAATCAAGAGAAATTATTCTCACATATTTGGAAAAATGCAATAAAAACAAAAGCACTTGCAGACATGACAAAAACAGAGGCCCAAGAAATTTACAAAATCATAAAAACAATTAACGAGATAGGATTGACACACATACTAAATTCCACAATGTTTTCAAAAAAACCAGAATTTGACTTGTTTAGATTGTTAGAAAAGAACGGCGTTTCTTTAAAATCAAAATCACTAGATGATGTGATCGAAATAATGGATGCAATATTACAAATCACATGCTCAGGACATGTTAACTTTGAAGCAAATACAAAAAACATTACAGTAGAATCAAAACTAAATAGTGGTCATTCTCTCCCATGGGTTTCAATTTTAGATGGGTGTCTACAAAAACAGGGTTACAAAACTAGAACAGTGTTCCAAAATAACTCTAGTAAAGGCGAAAAAGTACATATCAAAATAAGTAAAAACTAA
- a CDS encoding V-type ATP synthase subunit F, whose translation MKIFTVGSKSFVTSFQLAGVPGIISESPQKALEDIRKLTDDSDVGLVLVSDDITESINDELTALRAEKSTLVFALPATGSEKTEVDYRVMLKKILGV comes from the coding sequence GTGAAAATATTCACTGTGGGAAGCAAATCATTTGTAACCAGTTTTCAGTTAGCCGGCGTTCCGGGCATCATTTCTGAATCTCCTCAAAAAGCTTTAGAAGATATTCGGAAATTAACTGATGATTCTGATGTGGGATTGGTTCTAGTTAGTGATGATATTACCGAATCAATCAATGATGAGTTAACTGCATTAAGAGCTGAAAAATCTACTTTGGTATTTGCATTACCTGCAACAGGAAGTGAAAAAACTGAAGTTGATTATAGGGTAATGTTGAAGAAAATCCTCGGCGTTTAA
- a CDS encoding RidA family protein codes for MSEEKLKELGIELPEAPVPAGNYIPAVKTGNLLFISGQIPLENGKVAYTGKVSDDNLETAQKSAKSCAINILAQIKREAGSLDKVSKIVKLSGFVNSVPEFTQHPKVINAASDLMFEIFGEKGKHARIALGAGSLPLDSMTEIDAIVEISE; via the coding sequence ATGTCTGAAGAAAAACTCAAAGAATTAGGAATAGAATTACCAGAAGCTCCAGTACCTGCAGGAAATTATATTCCCGCAGTAAAAACAGGAAATTTGCTTTTCATATCAGGACAAATTCCACTTGAAAACGGGAAAGTAGCATATACTGGAAAAGTTTCAGATGACAATTTAGAAACTGCTCAAAAATCAGCTAAAAGTTGCGCAATCAACATACTAGCACAAATCAAAAGAGAGGCAGGTAGTTTAGACAAAGTTTCAAAAATTGTCAAACTATCAGGATTTGTAAATTCAGTTCCAGAATTCACACAACATCCAAAAGTCATCAATGCAGCATCAGACTTGATGTTTGAGATTTTTGGAGAGAAAGGAAAACATGCAAGAATAGCCTTAGGAGCAGGAAGTTTACCACTTGATTCAATGACAGAAATTGATGCAATAGTTGAGATCTCAGAATAG
- the carB gene encoding carbamoyl-phosphate synthase (glutamine-hydrolyzing) large subunit: MPKNESLKKILVLGSGAIKIGEAGEFDYSGSQCLKAIQEDGIKSVLINPNIATIQTDTRFADQVYLLPVTPKYVESIVEKERPDGIMLAYGGQTALNCGVKLEEAGVLQKYGVSVLGTQVQGIKNTEDRQLFKDQMNEAGVPVLKSKTVTNFDDAKKIAEELTYPVIIRVAYTLGGRGGGIAHNEIELHEIVERGLKASLVGQVLIEEYIGHWKQIEYEVMQDYDGNNVIVCNMENVLSMKVHTGDNIVVAPSQTIDNHEYHMLRSAALRATKHVGIVGECNIQYALDADSDRYVAIEINPRLSRSSALASKATGYPLAYMSAKIGLGYNLSELVNRITKSTTACFEPSLDYVVCKHPRWDFSKFELVNRKLGVTMKSVGEVMAVGRTFEESLQKAIRMLDIGNDGLVLNRTNGQKYTEEEIEYKLSHHDDQILYNVAIALKMGISVDRIYKLSAIDPWFIEKIQNIVDTESKLKESELDESMMWTAKKMGFSDKQIARVKDKTPDEVREIRKKLGVIPAVKQIDTLAAEWPAVTNYLYLTYGGNSNDIEVPSDEKGILVVGAGPYRIGSSVEFDWGTVNMVWGLQENGEKNVSVVNCNPETVSTDYDICTRLYFEELTQERILDITEFENPKGVITCVGGQTANNLTPGLAQHGINIMGTSAIDVDRAEDRSKFSAELDKLHIQQPKWQAFSNLNEAKNFAQEVGFPVIVRPSYVLSGAAMKVVWSQDELKTYVKEATDVSPDHPVVISKFMLNSLEVDVDGISNGKEVVIGAIVEHIDSAGVHSGDAMMCIPPWRLNNKIIETINDYTKKIALTFNVKGPFNLQFLIHDDHVYVIELNIRASRSMPFVSKLVKTNLISLASKAILDKPLPKIPENKWQKIHNYGIKVPQFSFMQLDGADIALGVEMQSTGEAACFGDSFYDALSKGLTSVGYNLPDKGTALVTVGGATNKEKLLPSIDKLKQLGFKILATEHTAEFFEEKIGDVEIVHKISEPERKPNISDLLYEKKIDFIINIPSTLSLEKYVGMLDDEYQIRRKALELGIPVLTTIELADSFVKTLEWLQNNETTKNPIEPYDTIE; the protein is encoded by the coding sequence TTGCCAAAAAATGAATCTCTAAAAAAAATCCTTGTGTTAGGAAGTGGTGCAATCAAAATTGGCGAAGCAGGAGAATTTGATTATTCTGGAAGTCAATGTCTAAAAGCAATTCAAGAAGATGGAATCAAAAGTGTCCTGATTAATCCAAACATTGCAACAATTCAAACAGATACTAGATTTGCAGACCAAGTCTACCTCTTACCTGTGACTCCAAAATATGTTGAATCCATTGTAGAAAAAGAAAGACCTGATGGAATCATGTTGGCCTATGGTGGTCAGACTGCTTTGAATTGTGGTGTCAAACTTGAAGAGGCGGGTGTTCTACAAAAGTATGGGGTCAGTGTCCTTGGAACCCAGGTACAAGGCATCAAAAATACTGAAGACAGACAGCTTTTCAAAGATCAAATGAATGAGGCTGGAGTTCCTGTACTCAAAAGTAAGACTGTGACAAACTTTGATGATGCAAAGAAAATAGCTGAAGAATTAACCTATCCTGTAATCATACGTGTAGCCTATACTCTTGGTGGACGTGGTGGTGGTATTGCCCACAATGAGATTGAATTACATGAAATTGTTGAACGGGGCCTAAAAGCAAGTCTTGTAGGTCAGGTTCTAATTGAAGAATACATTGGTCATTGGAAACAAATTGAATATGAAGTCATGCAAGATTATGATGGCAATAATGTAATTGTGTGTAATATGGAAAATGTTCTTTCAATGAAAGTTCATACGGGTGATAACATCGTAGTTGCACCTTCTCAAACTATTGATAACCATGAATATCACATGTTACGTTCAGCAGCATTACGTGCAACAAAACATGTTGGTATTGTCGGTGAATGTAATATTCAATATGCATTAGATGCTGATTCTGATAGATATGTTGCTATTGAAATTAATCCTCGTCTTTCACGTTCATCTGCTCTTGCAAGTAAAGCAACTGGATATCCTCTTGCATACATGTCTGCAAAAATTGGTTTGGGTTACAATTTATCTGAACTAGTAAATAGAATTACAAAAAGCACTACTGCTTGTTTTGAACCCTCACTTGATTATGTTGTTTGTAAACATCCAAGATGGGATTTCTCAAAATTTGAGCTTGTAAATCGTAAACTTGGAGTTACCATGAAATCTGTTGGAGAAGTTATGGCAGTTGGCAGAACCTTTGAAGAATCATTACAAAAGGCAATCAGAATGCTTGATATTGGAAATGATGGACTTGTTTTGAATCGTACAAACGGACAAAAATACACTGAAGAAGAAATTGAATACAAACTTTCACATCATGATGATCAAATATTGTATAATGTTGCAATTGCACTGAAGATGGGAATCTCTGTTGATAGAATCTACAAACTATCTGCAATTGATCCTTGGTTTATCGAAAAAATCCAAAACATAGTAGATACTGAATCTAAACTCAAAGAATCAGAACTTGATGAATCTATGATGTGGACTGCCAAAAAGATGGGCTTTTCAGACAAGCAGATTGCACGAGTTAAGGACAAGACTCCTGATGAAGTACGTGAAATACGTAAGAAACTAGGCGTGATTCCTGCTGTAAAACAAATTGACACACTGGCTGCAGAATGGCCTGCTGTTACAAACTATCTTTATCTTACATATGGTGGCAATTCTAATGATATTGAGGTTCCTTCAGATGAAAAAGGAATACTCGTTGTTGGTGCTGGTCCATATCGAATTGGAAGCAGTGTGGAGTTTGATTGGGGAACTGTCAACATGGTATGGGGTCTTCAAGAAAATGGTGAAAAAAATGTTTCAGTAGTTAATTGTAATCCTGAAACAGTTTCAACTGATTATGATATTTGTACAAGATTATACTTTGAAGAATTAACTCAAGAAAGGATTCTTGACATTACAGAATTTGAAAATCCAAAAGGTGTAATCACTTGCGTTGGTGGACAAACTGCAAATAATTTGACTCCTGGTCTTGCACAACATGGGATCAACATTATGGGAACAAGTGCAATAGATGTTGATAGAGCTGAAGACCGCTCAAAATTCAGTGCTGAACTTGATAAACTACACATACAACAACCAAAATGGCAAGCATTTTCAAATCTTAACGAAGCAAAAAACTTTGCACAAGAAGTTGGATTTCCTGTAATTGTTAGACCTTCATACGTTTTGTCTGGTGCTGCCATGAAAGTTGTTTGGTCTCAAGATGAATTAAAAACATATGTAAAAGAAGCAACAGATGTTTCTCCTGATCATCCAGTTGTAATCTCAAAATTCATGCTAAATTCACTTGAAGTTGATGTTGATGGAATTAGTAATGGAAAAGAAGTTGTAATTGGTGCAATAGTTGAACATATTGATTCAGCTGGTGTTCACTCTGGTGATGCAATGATGTGTATTCCCCCTTGGAGATTAAACAACAAAATTATAGAAACTATTAATGATTATACTAAAAAAATAGCATTAACATTTAATGTCAAAGGTCCTTTCAATTTACAGTTCCTAATTCACGATGACCATGTTTATGTAATCGAACTGAACATTCGTGCATCTCGTTCTATGCCTTTTGTTTCAAAATTAGTAAAAACTAACCTGATTTCACTGGCATCTAAGGCTATTTTGGATAAACCACTTCCTAAAATCCCTGAAAATAAATGGCAAAAGATTCACAACTATGGAATCAAAGTACCTCAATTCTCATTCATGCAATTAGATGGTGCTGATATTGCATTGGGAGTAGAAATGCAATCCACCGGTGAGGCTGCATGTTTTGGTGATAGTTTCTATGATGCTTTATCCAAAGGGCTAACTTCTGTTGGATATAATCTTCCTGATAAGGGAACAGCACTTGTAACCGTTGGCGGTGCTACAAATAAAGAAAAACTCTTGCCAAGCATTGACAAGCTAAAACAATTAGGATTCAAAATTTTGGCAACAGAACATACTGCAGAATTCTTTGAAGAAAAAATCGGTGATGTTGAAATTGTACACAAGATTTCAGAACCAGAACGAAAACCAAACATTTCTGATCTACTTTATGAGAAAAAGATTGACTTTATCATAAACATCCCAAGTACACTATCTTTGGAAAAATATGTTGGAATGCTTGATGATGAATACCAAATAAGAAGAAAGGCTTTGGAGTTGGGAATTCCTGTTCTTACTACTATTGAATTGGCAGACTCTTTTGTTAAAACACTTGAGTGGCTACAGAACAATGAAACAACAAAAAATCCAATTGAACCTTATGATACTATTGAATAA